The following proteins are co-located in the Neodiprion virginianus isolate iyNeoVirg1 chromosome 6, iyNeoVirg1.1, whole genome shotgun sequence genome:
- the LOC124308177 gene encoding sodium channel protein para isoform X2, giving the protein MSEDSDSISEEERSLFRPFTRESLAAIEARIAEEYAKQKELEKKRAEGEVRYDDEDEDEGPQPDPMLEQGAPIPVRLHSEFPPELASTPLEDIDSFYHNQRTFVVVSKGKDIFRFSATDALWILDPFNPIRRVAIYILVHPLFSLFIITTILVNCILMIMPTTPTIESTEVIFTGIYTFESAVKVMARGFILQPFTYLRDAWNWLDFVVIALAYVTMGIDLGNLAALRTFRVLRALKTVAIVPGLKTIVGAVIESVKNLRDVIILTMFSLSVFALMGLQIYMGVLTQKCIKNFPEDGSWGNLTDENWERFVSNETNWYVDEGGNMPLCGNSSGAGMCDPGYTCLQGYGSNPNYGYTSFDTFGWALLSAFRLMTQDYWENLYQLVLRSAGPWHMLFFIVIIFLGSFYLVNLILAIVAMSYDELQKKAEEEEAAEEEAIREAEEAALAKESKLAAHAAAREAAAAAAAADQIVKSPSDFSCHSYELFVGQEKGNDDNNKERMSIRSVESVSEHRVKPPNNNHSSASNKVRKVSAASLSLPGSPFNLRRGSRGSHQFTIRNGRGRFVGPPGGDRKPLVLSTYLDAQEHLPYADDSNAVTPMSEENGTIVVPVYYASLGSRHSSYTSHASRLSYTSHGDLLGGIAGAGKPMTKESRLRSRSARPPSGNGHVNDQNHKHFYEGDMEDPMGKVKQQDNPFIEPSQQHAVVDMKDVMVLSDIIEQAAGRQSKASDHGVSIYYFPTEDDEEGPAFKEKLLALCLRGIDIFCVWDCCWVWLKFQEFVALVVFDPFVELFITLCIVVNTLFMALDHHAMDPDMDRVLKSGNYFFTTTFGIEATMKLIAMSPKYYFQEGWNIFDFIIVALSLLELGLEGVQGLSVLRSFRLLRVFKLAKSWPTLNLLISIMGRTVGALGNLTFVLCIIIFIFAVMGMQLFGKNYTDNVDRFPDGDLPRWNFTDFMHSFMIVFRVLCGEWIESMWDCMLVGDVSCIPFFLATVVIGNLVVLNLFLALLLSNFGSSNLSAPTADNDTNKIAEAIDRIARFIQWVKRSLFNLFKMMRAKFTNQISDQAPGEGPSNSWKEDGIDRDGDLDLADGELDGYRDKKNAKDLNNQLEVAIGDGMEFTIHGDLKNKLKKGKLCMNNTKAIGNSINHHDNRMEHEYLNHHEEDTISHKSYGSHNNRPFKDESHKGSVDSLDGEEKKDASKEDLDQEGSLLDLEEDGEEGEEELHGIIRTDEEIIEADYPADCCPDNCYKKFPFLAGDDDAPFWQGWANLRLKTFQLIENKYFETAVITMILLSSLALALEDVHLSSRPILQDILYYMDRIFTVIFFIEMLIKWLALGFKKYFTNAWCWLDFIIVMVSLINFVASLCGAGGIQAFKTMRTLRALRPLRAMSRMQGMRVVVNALVQAIPSIFNVLLVCLIFWLIFAIMGVQLFAGKYFKCVDANKTTLSHEIIPDRNACIAENYTWENSPMNFDHVGKAYLCLFQVATFKGWIQIMNDAIDSRDVNKQPIRETNIYMYLYFVFFIIFGSFFTLNLFIGVIIDNFNEQKKKAGGSLEMFMTEDQKKYYNAMKKMGSKKPLKAIPRPRWRPQAIVFEIVTDKKFDMIIMLFIGLNMLTMTLDHYQQSKTFSDVLDYLNMIFIVIFTSECLMKIFALRYHYFKEPWNLFDFVVVILSILGLVLSDIIEKYFVSPTLLRVVRVAKVGRVLRLVKGAKGIRTLLFALAMSLPALFNICLLLFLVMFIFAIFGMSFFMHVKDKSGLDDVYNFKTFTQSMILLFQMSTSAGWDGVLDGIINEEDCQEPNNEIGYPGNCGSSTIGIAYLLSYLVISFLIVINMYIAVILENYSQATEDVQEGLTDDDYDMYYEIWQQFDPDGTQYIRYEQLSDFLDVLEPPLQIHKPNKYKIVSMDIPICKGDLMFCVDILDALTKDFFARKGNPIEETTELGEVQARPDEAGYEPVSSTLWRQREEYCARLIQNAWRKHKQQRLGGPSEESDDPDTDPRGRQTAVLVESDGFVTKNGHRVVIHSRSPSVTSRTADV; this is encoded by the exons ATGTCCGAAGACTCTGACTCCATATCAGAGGAAGAACGCAGCTTGTTCCGTCCGTTTACACGGGAATCTCTGGCAGCAATCGAGGCTCGTATCGCCGAAGAATATGCCAAGCAGAAAGAGCTCGAGAAGAAGCGTGCCGAGGGCGAG GTACGAtacgacgacgaagacgaagatGAGGGACCTCAGCCGGACCCGATGTTGGAGCAAGGTGCGCCCATCCCGGTGCGACTACACAGCGAATTCCCTCCGGAACTTGCTTCCACTCCTCTTGAGGATATTGACAGCTTCTACCATAATCAGAGG ACGTTCGTGGTCGTCAGCAAAGGCAAGGACATATTCAGGTTTTCGGCGACGGATGCGCTGTGGATCTTGGATCCCTTCAATCCAATCAGACGGGTGGCCATCTACATTTTGGTCCACCCGTTGTTCTCCCTTTTCATCATCACCACAATTCTGGTTAACTGCATACTCATGATCATGCCCACAACGCCCACCATCGAGTCAACCGA AGTGATATTTACGGGCATCTACACATTTGAGTCCGCCGTTAAGGTGATGGCGAGGGGTTTCATTCTGCAGCCTTTTACCTATCTTAGAGATGCATGGAATTGGCTCGACTTCGTAGTAATAGCTTTAGC TTATGTGACCATGGGCATAGATCTAGGAAACCTTGCTGCTCTGAGGACATTTCGAGTCCTTCGAGCCTTGAAGACTGTCGCTATTGTACCAG GTCTGAAAACGATCGTCGGTGCCGTCATAGAATCCGTTAAAAATCTGAGGGACGTAATAATCCTCACCATGTTCTCGTTGTCCGTATTTGCGCTGATGGGTCTACAGATATACATGGGTGTTCTTACCcaaaagtgtataaaaaatttcccggAGGATGGCTCGTGGGGCAATCTTACCGATGAGAATTGGGAACGATTCGTCAGTAACGAGA CAAATTGGTACGTGGACGAAGGTGGGAACATGCCCTTGTGTGGCAATTCATCTGGAGCTGG GATGTGCGATCCCGGTTACACCTGTTTGCAAGGGTATGGCTCGAATCCCAACTACGGATACACCAGCTTCGACACCTTCGGCTGGGCGTTACTCTCCGCTTTTCGTCTGATGACGCAAGACTACTGGGAAAACCTTTACCAGCTCGTTCTGAGGTCAGCCGGACCGTGGCACATGCTCTTCTTTATCGTTATCATTTTCCTTGGTTCGTTTTATCTCGTCAACTTGATCCTCGCCATCGTCGCCATGTCGTACGACGAGTTACAGAAGAAAGCCGAGGAGGAAGAGGCTGCCGAGGAGGAAGCGATCAGG GAAGCTGAGGAGGCGGCACTGGCGAAAGAATCCAAACTTGCAGCTCATGCTGCAGCAAGAGAAGCAGCGGCGGCAGCTGCGGCTGCGGATCAGATAGTCAAATCACCATCCGACTTCTCTTGCCACAGTTACGAGCTGTTTGTTGGACAAGAAAAAGGCAACGACGACAACAACAAGGAGAGAATGAGCATACGTTCCGTTGAGTCGGTGAGCGAACACAGAGTGAAGCCACCCAACAACAATCACAGCAGTGCCTCGAACAAAGTCCGAAAAGTCAGTGCC GCTAGCCTCAGTCTACCAGGGTCTCCCTTCAATCTGAGAAGAGGAAGCCGAGGGAGTCATCAGTTCACGATACGAAACGGCCGAGGAAGATTCGTCGGTCCTCCAGGCGGGGACCGGAAGCCCCTCGTTCTTTCGACGTACCTCGACGCCCAGGAACATCTGCCCTACGCCGATGACTCGAACGCCGTAACGCCGATGTCCGAAGAAAATGGCACCATCGTTGTTCCCGTCTACTACGCAAGCCTCGGCTCCCGACACTCGTCCTACACGTCGCACGCCTCCAGGTTATCCTACACCTCCCACGGGGATCTTCTCGGGGGTATCGCTGGCGCCGGGAAGCCGATGACCAAGGAAAGCCGTCTCAGGAGTAGGTCGGCCAGGCCTCCTTCGGGGAACGGTCACGTTAATGACCAGAACCATAAACACTTTTAC GAGGGAGACATGGAAGATCCAATGGGAAAAGTAAAGCAACAGGACAATCCGTTTATCGAACCCTCTCAACAGCACGCCGTTGTCGATATGAAAG ATGTTATGGTTCTGAGCGATATCATAGAACAGGCTGCGGGACGGCAGAGCAAAGCTTCGGATCATGGAG TTTCGATCTATTACTTTCCGACAGAGGACGACGAAGAAGGTCCTGCATTCAAGGAAAAATTATTGGCTCTATGCCTTCGTGGCATAGACATATTTTGTGTCTGGGATTGCTGTTGGGTTTGGCTAAAGTTTCAAGAGTTTGTCGCACTGGTCGTCTTCGATCCTTTCGTGGAGCTTTTCATCACGCTCTGTATCGTAGTCAACACACTCTTCATGGCCTTGGATCATCACGCCATGGACCCGGATATGGACAGGGTACTGAAGTCCGGAAACTac TTCTTCACAACCACCTTTGGCATCGAAGCAACCATGAAGCTGATCGCGATGAGCCCCAAGTATTACTTTCAGGAAGGGTGGAACATTTTCGACTTTATCATCGTGGCCTTGTCGCTGTTGGAGTTGGGTCTCGAGGGCGTTCAAGGATTGTCGGTGTTGCGTTCCTTCCGACTG CTGAGAGTCTTCAAGCTGGCAAAGTCTTGGCCTACGTTGAATCTGCTTATCTCCATCATGGGCAGAACGGTGGGTGCCTTGGGTAACCTGACCTTTGTCTTGTGCATTATCATCTTCATATTCGCCGTGATGGGCATGCAATTGTTCGGTAAAAATTACACCGACAACGTCGACCGATTCCCGGACGGAGATCTTCCTCGATGGAACTTCACCGACTTCATGCACTCCTTCATGATCGTATTTCGCGTGCTTTGCGGAGAATGGATCGAGTCTATGTGGGATTGTATGCTGGTTGGAGACGTATCCTGTATACCTTTCTTCCTGGCGACGGTGGTCATTGGTAACTTGGTC GTTCTCAACCTCTTCTTGGCCTTGCTCTTGAGCAACTTTGGTTCGTCGAATCTATCGGCACCTACGGCAGACAACGATACGAATAAAATCGCTGAAGCTATCGACAGGATAGCACGATTCATACAATGGGTGAAGAGAAGTCTGTTTAACCTGTTTAAAATGATGCGAGCCAAGTTCACCAATCAGATATCCGATCAGGCGCCAGGTGAGGGACCGTCCAACAGTTGGAAAGAAG ATGGAATCGATCGCGATGGAGATTTAGATCTAGCGGATGGTGAGCTAGATGGCTAcagagataagaaaaatgcTAAAGATCTTAACAATCAACTAGAAGTGGCTATTGGCGACGGCATGGAATTCACCATCCATG GAGAcctgaaaaacaaattgaaaaaggGAAAACTGTGTATGAACAATACGAAGGCGATCGGTAACTCAATAAATCATCACGACAATAGAATGGAACACGAGTACCTGAATCATCACGAGGAAGACACGATAAG TCATAAATCGTACGGTAGTCACAATAATCGTCCGTTCAAGGACGAGAGTCACAAAGGAAGTGTCGATTCGTTAGACGGCGAAGAGAAGAAAGACGCGAGCAAGGAAGATCTCGATCAGGAAGGTTCGTTACTAG ATCTAGAGGAAGACGGTGAAGAAGGCGAAGAGGAGCTGCACGGAATTATCCGGACTGACGAGGAGATAATCGAAGCCGACTATCCTGCTGACTGCTGCCCGGATAATTGTTACAAAAAGTTTCCGTTCCTGGCGGGTGATGACGACGCTCCTTTCTGGCAAGGATGGGCCAATTTGCGGCTGAAGACTTTCCAATTGATAGAAAACAAGTATTTCGAGACGGCCGTTATCACGATGATTCTGCTCAGCAGTTTGGCTCTG GCGTTGGAAGACGTCCATCTTTCGTCCAGACCGATTCTTCAGGATATACTGTACTACATGGATCGAATATTCACCGTAATTTTCTTCATCGAGATGTTGATAAAATGGCTCGCTCTGGGATTCAAAAAGTACTTCACTAACGCGTGGTGCTGGCTTGATTTCATCATCGTCATG GTCTCCCTCATTAACTTCGTAGCGTCGCTCTGTGGCGCAGGGGGAATTCAAGCCTTCAAAACAATGCGGACCCTAAGAGCCCTAAGACCGCTCAGGGCGATGTCTAGAATGCAGGGGATGCGG GTGGTTGTAAACGCTCTGGTGCAAGCAATTCCGTCTATCTTCAACGTGTTGCTGGTGTGCCTGATATTCTGGTTGATTTTCGCCATAATGGGGGTTCAGCTATTTGCTGGAAAGTACTTCAAG TGCGTGGATGCGAACAAAACGACGCTGAGCCACGAGATAATACCAGACAGAAATGCTTGTATAGCTGAAAATTACACCTGGGAAAATTCGCCGATGAATTTTGACCACGTCGGTAAAGCTTACCTGTGCCTTTTCCAAGTGGCAACGTTCAAGGGATGGATACAGATAATGAACGATGCGATCGACTCGAGAGAC GTGAATAAACAACCGATTCGCGAGACAAACATCTACATGTATCTCTACTTTGTCTTCTTTATTATATTCGGGTCATTCTTCACTCTGAATTTGTTTATCGGAGTTATCATCGACAACTTTAACGAGCAGAAGAAGAAGGCCGGCGGGTCGTTGGAAATGTTCATGACCGAGGATCAGAAGAAGTATTACAACGCCATGAAGAAAATGGGAAGCAAAAAACCACTCAAGGCTATACCACGACCTAGG tgGAGACCTCAAGCGATAGTGTTTGAAATAGTGACGGACAAGAAGTTTGATATGATAATCATGTTGTTCATCGGACTGAACATGTTGACAATGACACTGGATCATTACCAGCAAAGCAAAACATTCAGTGATGTGCTGGATTATCTAAACATGATATTCATAGTGATATTCACCAGCGAGTGTCTGATGAAGATATTCGCCCTTCGTTACCACTATTTCAAGGAGCCGTGGAACCTGTTTGATTTTGTTGTCGttatattatcaatattaG GTCTGGTACTCAGCGACATAATCGAAAAGTATTTCGTCTCACCGACGTTACTTCGTGTCGTTCGAGTGGCAAAAGTTGGTCGAGTACTTCGTTTGGTCAAGGGAGCCAAGGGCATAAGAACGCTGCTCTTCGCACTTGCCATGTCTCTACCGGCGCTCTTCAACATCTGTTTACTCCTCTTCCTGGTGATGTTCATCTTCGCCATATTCGGAATGTCCTTCTTCATGCACGTCAAGGACAAGAGCGGCCTCGACGACGTCTACAACTTCAAGACGTTCACGCAGTCGATGATACTGCTGTTCCAG ATGTCTACCTCGGCCGGTTGGGACGGGGTTCTGGACGGTATAATAAACGAGGAGGACTGCCAGGAGCCAAACAACGAGATCGGTTACCCCGGCAATTGCGGCTCGTCGACGATAGGAATAGCGTACCTCCTCTCGTACCTGGTGATAAGTTTCCTGATCGTGATAAACATGTACATCGCCGTTATCCTCGAGAACTACTCCCAAGCGACGGAGGACGTGCAGGAGGGTCTGACCGACGACGACTACGACATGTACTACGAGATATGGCAGCAGTTCGACCCCGACGGTACCCAGTACATAAGATACGAGCAGCTCTCTGACTTCTTGGACGTGCTAGAGCCGCCGTTGCAGATACACAAGCCGAACAAGTACAAGATTGTGTCGATGGATATCCCCATATGTAAGGGCGACCTTATGTTTTGCGTGGACATTCTCGATGCACTCACAAAGGACTTCTTCGCGAGAAAGGGCAATCCTATCGAGGAGACGACCGAGCTCGGCGAGGTGCAAGCAAGACCGGACGAGGCGGGCTACGAGCCCGTCTCTTCGACCTTGTGGCGTCAGCGTGAAGAGTACTGCGCTCGGCTGATCCAGAACGCCTGGCGCAAGCACAAACAGCAAAGGCTCGGGGGGCCGAGCGAGGAGAGCGACGACCCGGACACCGACCCCCGGGGGCGGCAGACGGCTGTCCTCGTGGAGAGCGACGGCTTCGTAACGAAGAACGGGCATCGGGTCGTCATCCACAGCCGTTCGCCCAGCGTCACATCGCGCACGGCGGATGTCTGA